A genomic region of Eucalyptus grandis isolate ANBG69807.140 chromosome 5, ASM1654582v1, whole genome shotgun sequence contains the following coding sequences:
- the LOC104444342 gene encoding LOB domain-containing protein 18, whose protein sequence is MSSNPSSSGGGGGGGGGSGSGGGSGSGSGSGGPCGACKFLRRKCVPGCIFAPYFDSEQGAAHFAAVHKVFGASNVSKLLLHIPVHRRLDAVVTICYEAQARLRDPVYGCVAHIFALQQQVVNLQAELSYLQAHLTTLELPVPLPPPPPPPAMGPQLSIADLPSASSIPATYDLSSLFDPMAQAAWMVPQRQIDFRQFEGSCGGGGSSAAGGGDLNALARELLRRQGSPPPGCIDAMSSPSSLSK, encoded by the exons ATGAGTTCTAACCCCAGCTCtagcggcggaggcggaggcggcggagggggGAGTGGCAGCGGCGGGGGCAGTGGGAGCGGGAGCGGGAGCGGAGGGCCATGCGGCGCGTGCAAGTTCCTGAGGAGGAAGTGCGTGCCCGGGTGCATATTCGCGCCCTACTTCGACTCGGAGCAAGGGGCGGCGCACTTCGCGGCAGTGCACAAGGTGTTCGGCGCGAGCAACGTGTCGAAGCTCCTCCTCCACATCCCCGTCCACAGGCGGCTCGACGCGGTGGTCACCATATGCTACGAGGCGCAGGCCCGCCTCCGGGACCCCGTCTACGGCTGCGTGGCCCACATCTTCGCCCTCCAGCAGCAG GTGGTTAACCTCCAAGCCGAGCTCTCTTACTTACAAGCCCACCTGACGACGTTGGAGCTCCCGGTGCCTTtaccgcctccgccgccgcccccagCTATGGGGCCGCAGCTATCAATAGCTGATCTCCCATCCGCCTCGTCGATCCCCGCTACTTATGATTTGTCCTCGCTTTTTGATCCAATGGCACAAGCGGCGTGGATGGTGCCCCAACGGCAGATCGATTTCCGCCAATTCGAAGGCAGCTGTGGCGGCGGCGGGTCATCAGCTGCAGGCGGCGGCGATCTTAATGCGCTGGCCCGGGAATTGCTACGGCGGCAAGGATCTCCACCTCCTGGCTGCATAGACGCGATGTCATCGCCATCGTCCCTCTCAAAGTGA